The following proteins are co-located in the Papaver somniferum cultivar HN1 unplaced genomic scaffold, ASM357369v1 unplaced-scaffold_128, whole genome shotgun sequence genome:
- the LOC113332056 gene encoding agamous-like MADS-box protein AGL104 isoform X2 has translation MGRVKLQIKRIENNTNRQVTFSKRRNGLIKKAYELSILCDIDIALIMFSPSGRLSHFSGKRRIEDVLTRYINLPEHDRGGAIQNRESLILTLKNLKGQSDMALQLANPAAVNSNIEDLQQEISSFQQQIQMIEAELRNFDPDPVNMSSMTMGEVDSCERNLQKTLDCITKRKEYLAHNQQLNSYDPSSSIQMFLNSQEGIPTSFGNDVANWMPENQHNHPIQINFGSDPLMSLRDHSSSVYDHQLQHGSTSLHVDPRNMGECHVSNPSDGDLQTWNQTFPSTDFLSALMPSTSFPHEMVGSNMQQGMSQMLSREQLESQQNCSHMHQPQPPQTNNHCVDYENIGQQ, from the exons ATGGGTCGTGTTAAACTCCAGATTAAGAGAATAGAAAATAATACTAATCGACAGGTTACATTTTCAAAGCGTCGAAATGGACTCATTAAGAAGGCTTATGAACTTTCTATCCTCTGCGATATTGATATCGCCCTTATTATGTTTTCTCCTTCTGGACGTCTTAGTCATTTTTCCGGCAAGAGAAG GATTGAAGATGTACTTACTCGGTACATAAATCTTCCGGAACATGATCGAGGAGG TGCCATTCAAAACCGAGAG TCACTGATATTAACTTTAAAGAACCTTAAGGGCCAAAGTGATATGGCACTTCAACTAGCTAA TCCTGCAGCTGTTAATTCCAATATTGAG GATCTCCAGCAAGAAATCAGTAGTTTTCAACAACAAATCCAGATGATTGAAGCAGAACTAAG GAATTTTGATCCGGACCCAGTAAATATGTCATCAATGACAATGGGTGAAGTTGATTCGTGTGAGCGTAACTTACAGAAAACGTTAGACTGTATCACAAAAAGAAAG GAATATTTGGCGCATAATCAACAATTAAATTCTTATGATCCTTCTTCAAGCATACAG ATGTTTTTGAATTCACAAGAAGGAATACCAACTTCATTTGGAAATGATGTTGCTAATTGGATGCCAGAAAACCAACACAACCACCCTATCCAGATTAACTTTGGATCTGACCCTTTGATGTCCCTcag GGATCACTCGTCTAGTGTGTATGATCATCAACTACAGCATGGCTCAACAAGCTTACATGTAGATCCTCGCAACATGGGAGAGTGCCACGTAAGCAACCCCAGCGATGGAGACCTTCAGACGTGGAATCAGACGTTCCCTTCTACCGATTTCCTCTCTGCTCTCATGCCATCAACCTCTTTCCCT CATGAAATGGTTGGATCCAACATGCAACAAGGTATGTCACAGATGCTGTCGCGCGAGCAACTAGAGTCTCAACAAAACTGTTCACATATGCACCAACCACAGCCACCACAAACAAATAACCATTGTGTTGATTATGAAAACATTGGCCAGCAATAG
- the LOC113332056 gene encoding agamous-like MADS-box protein AGL104 isoform X1, with translation MGRVKLQIKRIENNTNRQVTFSKRRNGLIKKAYELSILCDIDIALIMFSPSGRLSHFSGKRRIEDVLTRYINLPEHDRGGAIQNRESLILTLKNLKGQSDMALQLANPAAVNSNIEDLQQEISSFQQQIQMIEAELRNFDPDPVNMSSMTMGEVDSCERNLQKTLDCITKRKEYLAHNQQLNSYDPSSSIQMQMFLNSQEGIPTSFGNDVANWMPENQHNHPIQINFGSDPLMSLRDHSSSVYDHQLQHGSTSLHVDPRNMGECHVSNPSDGDLQTWNQTFPSTDFLSALMPSTSFPHEMVGSNMQQGMSQMLSREQLESQQNCSHMHQPQPPQTNNHCVDYENIGQQ, from the exons ATGGGTCGTGTTAAACTCCAGATTAAGAGAATAGAAAATAATACTAATCGACAGGTTACATTTTCAAAGCGTCGAAATGGACTCATTAAGAAGGCTTATGAACTTTCTATCCTCTGCGATATTGATATCGCCCTTATTATGTTTTCTCCTTCTGGACGTCTTAGTCATTTTTCCGGCAAGAGAAG GATTGAAGATGTACTTACTCGGTACATAAATCTTCCGGAACATGATCGAGGAGG TGCCATTCAAAACCGAGAG TCACTGATATTAACTTTAAAGAACCTTAAGGGCCAAAGTGATATGGCACTTCAACTAGCTAA TCCTGCAGCTGTTAATTCCAATATTGAG GATCTCCAGCAAGAAATCAGTAGTTTTCAACAACAAATCCAGATGATTGAAGCAGAACTAAG GAATTTTGATCCGGACCCAGTAAATATGTCATCAATGACAATGGGTGAAGTTGATTCGTGTGAGCGTAACTTACAGAAAACGTTAGACTGTATCACAAAAAGAAAG GAATATTTGGCGCATAATCAACAATTAAATTCTTATGATCCTTCTTCAAGCATACAG aTGCAGATGTTTTTGAATTCACAAGAAGGAATACCAACTTCATTTGGAAATGATGTTGCTAATTGGATGCCAGAAAACCAACACAACCACCCTATCCAGATTAACTTTGGATCTGACCCTTTGATGTCCCTcag GGATCACTCGTCTAGTGTGTATGATCATCAACTACAGCATGGCTCAACAAGCTTACATGTAGATCCTCGCAACATGGGAGAGTGCCACGTAAGCAACCCCAGCGATGGAGACCTTCAGACGTGGAATCAGACGTTCCCTTCTACCGATTTCCTCTCTGCTCTCATGCCATCAACCTCTTTCCCT CATGAAATGGTTGGATCCAACATGCAACAAGGTATGTCACAGATGCTGTCGCGCGAGCAACTAGAGTCTCAACAAAACTGTTCACATATGCACCAACCACAGCCACCACAAACAAATAACCATTGTGTTGATTATGAAAACATTGGCCAGCAATAG
- the LOC113332056 gene encoding agamous-like MADS-box protein AGL104 isoform X3, with protein MIVILWIEDVLTRYINLPEHDRGGAIQNRESLILTLKNLKGQSDMALQLANPAAVNSNIEDLQQEISSFQQQIQMIEAELRNFDPDPVNMSSMTMGEVDSCERNLQKTLDCITKRKEYLAHNQQLNSYDPSSSIQMQMFLNSQEGIPTSFGNDVANWMPENQHNHPIQINFGSDPLMSLRDHSSSVYDHQLQHGSTSLHVDPRNMGECHVSNPSDGDLQTWNQTFPSTDFLSALMPSTSFPHEMVGSNMQQGMSQMLSREQLESQQNCSHMHQPQPPQTNNHCVDYENIGQQ; from the exons ATGATTGTTATATTGTG GATTGAAGATGTACTTACTCGGTACATAAATCTTCCGGAACATGATCGAGGAGG TGCCATTCAAAACCGAGAG TCACTGATATTAACTTTAAAGAACCTTAAGGGCCAAAGTGATATGGCACTTCAACTAGCTAA TCCTGCAGCTGTTAATTCCAATATTGAG GATCTCCAGCAAGAAATCAGTAGTTTTCAACAACAAATCCAGATGATTGAAGCAGAACTAAG GAATTTTGATCCGGACCCAGTAAATATGTCATCAATGACAATGGGTGAAGTTGATTCGTGTGAGCGTAACTTACAGAAAACGTTAGACTGTATCACAAAAAGAAAG GAATATTTGGCGCATAATCAACAATTAAATTCTTATGATCCTTCTTCAAGCATACAG aTGCAGATGTTTTTGAATTCACAAGAAGGAATACCAACTTCATTTGGAAATGATGTTGCTAATTGGATGCCAGAAAACCAACACAACCACCCTATCCAGATTAACTTTGGATCTGACCCTTTGATGTCCCTcag GGATCACTCGTCTAGTGTGTATGATCATCAACTACAGCATGGCTCAACAAGCTTACATGTAGATCCTCGCAACATGGGAGAGTGCCACGTAAGCAACCCCAGCGATGGAGACCTTCAGACGTGGAATCAGACGTTCCCTTCTACCGATTTCCTCTCTGCTCTCATGCCATCAACCTCTTTCCCT CATGAAATGGTTGGATCCAACATGCAACAAGGTATGTCACAGATGCTGTCGCGCGAGCAACTAGAGTCTCAACAAAACTGTTCACATATGCACCAACCACAGCCACCACAAACAAATAACCATTGTGTTGATTATGAAAACATTGGCCAGCAATAG
- the LOC113332056 gene encoding agamous-like MADS-box protein AGL104 isoform X4 translates to MIEEGFLFLFWCSAIQNRESLILTLKNLKGQSDMALQLANPAAVNSNIEDLQQEISSFQQQIQMIEAELRNFDPDPVNMSSMTMGEVDSCERNLQKTLDCITKRKEYLAHNQQLNSYDPSSSIQMQMFLNSQEGIPTSFGNDVANWMPENQHNHPIQINFGSDPLMSLRDHSSSVYDHQLQHGSTSLHVDPRNMGECHVSNPSDGDLQTWNQTFPSTDFLSALMPSTSFPHEMVGSNMQQGMSQMLSREQLESQQNCSHMHQPQPPQTNNHCVDYENIGQQ, encoded by the exons ATGATCGAGGAGG gttttctttttcttttttggtgcaGTGCCATTCAAAACCGAGAG TCACTGATATTAACTTTAAAGAACCTTAAGGGCCAAAGTGATATGGCACTTCAACTAGCTAA TCCTGCAGCTGTTAATTCCAATATTGAG GATCTCCAGCAAGAAATCAGTAGTTTTCAACAACAAATCCAGATGATTGAAGCAGAACTAAG GAATTTTGATCCGGACCCAGTAAATATGTCATCAATGACAATGGGTGAAGTTGATTCGTGTGAGCGTAACTTACAGAAAACGTTAGACTGTATCACAAAAAGAAAG GAATATTTGGCGCATAATCAACAATTAAATTCTTATGATCCTTCTTCAAGCATACAG aTGCAGATGTTTTTGAATTCACAAGAAGGAATACCAACTTCATTTGGAAATGATGTTGCTAATTGGATGCCAGAAAACCAACACAACCACCCTATCCAGATTAACTTTGGATCTGACCCTTTGATGTCCCTcag GGATCACTCGTCTAGTGTGTATGATCATCAACTACAGCATGGCTCAACAAGCTTACATGTAGATCCTCGCAACATGGGAGAGTGCCACGTAAGCAACCCCAGCGATGGAGACCTTCAGACGTGGAATCAGACGTTCCCTTCTACCGATTTCCTCTCTGCTCTCATGCCATCAACCTCTTTCCCT CATGAAATGGTTGGATCCAACATGCAACAAGGTATGTCACAGATGCTGTCGCGCGAGCAACTAGAGTCTCAACAAAACTGTTCACATATGCACCAACCACAGCCACCACAAACAAATAACCATTGTGTTGATTATGAAAACATTGGCCAGCAATAG